The following coding sequences lie in one Pseudorasbora parva isolate DD20220531a chromosome 18, ASM2467924v1, whole genome shotgun sequence genomic window:
- the zgc:165573 gene encoding cysteine-rich and transmembrane domain-containing protein 1, which produces MNYEQPPPYTGPGPTAPGYPPPNAPGYPPQGYPPQGYPAQPYQGYPVNTDQPNPGYPNYPPGGPGPYPVQPGYQGYPQPQYGGPVYGEPPKNTVYVVEQGRREDSGDQACLTACWTALCCCCLWDMLT; this is translated from the exons ATGAATTACGAACAGCCTCCCCCCTACACAGGGCCTGGCCCCACCGCTCCAGGATACCCCCCTCCCAACGCTCCCGGATACCCACCTCAGGGATACCCACCTCAGGGATACCCTGCACAGCCTTACCAAGGATATCCAGTCAATACTGACCAGCCCAACCCTGGTTACCCGAACTACCCTCCTGGAGGACCTGGGCCATATCCGGTTCAGCCAGGATACCAGGGGTACCCACAACCACAGTATGGAGGCCCAGTGTATGGGGAACCTCCTAAAAACACTG TGTATGTTGTGGAGCAGGGCAGACGGGAAGATTCTGGGGACCAGGCATGTTTAACTGCATGTTGGACGGCTCTCTGTTGCTGCTGTCTCTGGGACATGTTGACTTAG
- the mat2b gene encoding methionine adenosyltransferase 2 subunit beta isoform X2, with translation MPGFNYGNDQDEVYTPYRRVLVTGATGLLGRAVYKEFKNNDWDTLGCGYNRARPCFLKCNLLDEDAVRGVIQGFQPHVIVHCAAERRPDVVERHTEAAMNLNVHACTTLAKEAGSIVLIYISTDYVFDGRNPPYGENDAPNPLNLYGKSKLEGEREILRHCPGAAILRVPILFGEVEKVDESAVTILWDRVQEGAESCTIDHCQQRFPTYTNDVARVCRNMAERALQDPSLRGIFHYSAKEQMTKYEIACAIADAFNLSSSHLIPMTEQPAGAGAQRPQNAQLECSRLELLGLSVESTPFKTAIRDSLWPFQHDKRWRQTVFH, from the exons ATGCCTGGTTTTAACTACGGGAATGATCAG GATGAGGTCTACACACCATACCGGCGTGTGCTTGTAACTGGTGCAACAGGGCTACTGGGCCGTGCTGTTTATAAAGAGTTCAAGAACAATGACTGGGATACTTTGGGATGTGGCTACAACCGTGCCCGGCCTTGTTTCCTGAAGTGTAATCTCTTAGATGAAGATGCAGTGCGAGGTGTCATTCAAGGCTTTCAG CCTCATGTCATTGTGCACTGTGCTGCTGAGAGGAGGCCAGACGTGGTGGAGCGTCATACGGAAGCAGCCATGAACCTGAATGTGCATGCATGCACTACTCTGGCCAAAGAAGCAG GTAGCATAGTCCTCATCTACATCAGCACAGATTACGTTTTTGATGGACGTAATCCTCCCTATGGAGAAAACGATGCCCCCAATCCTTTAAATTTGTATGGAAAGTCCAAGCTAGAGGGTGAGAGAGAGATTCTCAGACACTGCCCAG GTGCCGCTATACTGCGAGTGCCCATTCTGTTTGGAGAGGTGGAGAAGGTTGATGAGAGTGCAGTGACCATTTTGTGGGACCGTGTTCAGGAGGGAGCCGAGAGCTGCACCATAGATCATTGTCAGCAACGCTTCCCCACCTACACTAATGATGTGGCACGCGTCTGCCGGAACATGGCTGAGCGAGCCCTTCAG GATCCGTCATTGCGGGGAATCTTCCATTACTCTGCCAAAGAGCAGATGACCAAATATGAGATTGCCTGTGCAATAGCAGATGCTTTCAACTTGTCTAGCAGTCATCTTATACCA atgacAGAGCAGCCGGCTGGAGCAGGGGCTCAGAGGCCTCAAAATGCCCAGTTAGAGTGCTCCCGCTTGGAGCTCCTCGGCCTGAGTGTGGAGTCCACCCCTTTCAAGACCGCCATAAGGGACAGCCTATGGCCCTTCCAGCATGACAAACGATGGAGGCAGACAGTCTTTCATTAA
- the mat2b gene encoding methionine adenosyltransferase 2 subunit beta isoform X1 yields MSVRDKELNIHFKPGHVELVQDEVYTPYRRVLVTGATGLLGRAVYKEFKNNDWDTLGCGYNRARPCFLKCNLLDEDAVRGVIQGFQPHVIVHCAAERRPDVVERHTEAAMNLNVHACTTLAKEAGSIVLIYISTDYVFDGRNPPYGENDAPNPLNLYGKSKLEGEREILRHCPGAAILRVPILFGEVEKVDESAVTILWDRVQEGAESCTIDHCQQRFPTYTNDVARVCRNMAERALQDPSLRGIFHYSAKEQMTKYEIACAIADAFNLSSSHLIPMTEQPAGAGAQRPQNAQLECSRLELLGLSVESTPFKTAIRDSLWPFQHDKRWRQTVFH; encoded by the exons ATGAGTGTCAGAGATAAAGAGCTTAACATACATTTCAAACCCGGGCACGTTGAGCTTGTTCAG GATGAGGTCTACACACCATACCGGCGTGTGCTTGTAACTGGTGCAACAGGGCTACTGGGCCGTGCTGTTTATAAAGAGTTCAAGAACAATGACTGGGATACTTTGGGATGTGGCTACAACCGTGCCCGGCCTTGTTTCCTGAAGTGTAATCTCTTAGATGAAGATGCAGTGCGAGGTGTCATTCAAGGCTTTCAG CCTCATGTCATTGTGCACTGTGCTGCTGAGAGGAGGCCAGACGTGGTGGAGCGTCATACGGAAGCAGCCATGAACCTGAATGTGCATGCATGCACTACTCTGGCCAAAGAAGCAG GTAGCATAGTCCTCATCTACATCAGCACAGATTACGTTTTTGATGGACGTAATCCTCCCTATGGAGAAAACGATGCCCCCAATCCTTTAAATTTGTATGGAAAGTCCAAGCTAGAGGGTGAGAGAGAGATTCTCAGACACTGCCCAG GTGCCGCTATACTGCGAGTGCCCATTCTGTTTGGAGAGGTGGAGAAGGTTGATGAGAGTGCAGTGACCATTTTGTGGGACCGTGTTCAGGAGGGAGCCGAGAGCTGCACCATAGATCATTGTCAGCAACGCTTCCCCACCTACACTAATGATGTGGCACGCGTCTGCCGGAACATGGCTGAGCGAGCCCTTCAG GATCCGTCATTGCGGGGAATCTTCCATTACTCTGCCAAAGAGCAGATGACCAAATATGAGATTGCCTGTGCAATAGCAGATGCTTTCAACTTGTCTAGCAGTCATCTTATACCA atgacAGAGCAGCCGGCTGGAGCAGGGGCTCAGAGGCCTCAAAATGCCCAGTTAGAGTGCTCCCGCTTGGAGCTCCTCGGCCTGAGTGTGGAGTCCACCCCTTTCAAGACCGCCATAAGGGACAGCCTATGGCCCTTCCAGCATGACAAACGATGGAGGCAGACAGTCTTTCATTAA